From the genome of Marasmius oreades isolate 03SP1 chromosome 1, whole genome shotgun sequence:
ATAAACTAAATATGATGAGAAGTTCCGgacagaagagaagagacgGGCAAGTTAGATTAAGGAGTACGTACGCGAACCGACTGTCAAGGACGTCAACGTGAAGTTCAATCGCGTCCAGCACCTTCGCAATTATTTGTCTCTTCTAGTGTGCTGCGGTGTAGAGTACGGACACAGCCCAGTTGCGGATGCCAGTTCTACGCCGAGAGTGGTTATCGGCGGTGAATTTGTCGTTTTGCGAGGCTGACTAACACCTACACCAGCCGAATAAAGAGCTCTTACGAAAATGGATGAGATGCTGGGTCTGATGCGAGAAGTTCAGTGTCGTGAGTCGTGATGTATACAGAAGCAAATTCAGGTTATTCACCGTCGAACATTGCAGGCAAAAATCCGTTTAGTATAAGGTTCCGCGAACATCTTCGTCGCTAGAATCGCAAATTCTGAACGTAAAACTTGGGCAAAACAACGGATCAGCCACTTCGCTGCTTTCATTCTGGATATCGTTCGTACTTGTTTGTCGAATTCAATTCAACAGCCAACAACGTGTTCCATCATGTCTGTTAAGCTCTCGCGGATGAAATACGGTATGACTCCTAGGAATGTAGCTGCCGACCAATAGAAAGTTCCCAAACGCTGCCGGTCAGAGACTGAAACGGATATCGTGCAAGCCGGAAGTGCCTCTTGCAGGAATGAAGTTCAGTTTATGGGTCAGTTAAGTGCAAATCGTGAAAGAATCACCTCCCTGAGCCCGCCACTTCAGAATCCTAAACCCTAATTCTTGCTTGCGCTTCTCGTGGAATACCTGCATCCAAACTCCGCTGCTCTCCGGGAGTATCGTAGACCGGATGCTTGCCAATTCATGAGTCAGTCAGGTCATTGAGATTGACTCTTTAGACTTTCTATTCTTCGCGCGCATGACAGGTTTTCCCGTTTATTCCCACGCTTGAGTTATTCCTCTAATCTTCCTCCATTGTAAGATTTTGTTCTTGACGCAGAAAAGGCCTTTCACTTGCAAGCAACTCTCGTGTGTGGTCTACTCCGAATTTCTTAGTAAACCATCCGTGTCGGCATTTACAgtcattctcttttcggCTTCCGGGGACCACTAATACCGGTTGGAAGTTCAGGTTGACGAACGACAGCGAAGCTTACCAGTTCTGTGCTATTGAAGATGCTTTCTGCTCGTCTGACCCTCAGGCGGGCACCTATCCATCGTTTTAACCGCGTAATGTCCTCATCAACTGCAGGAGTAGCTGCTCTTCCTCTACAACAGACTTCCATAGAAGTAGAAGAAGCCCAGTTTCAAGAGAGAATTTCGGAAGTGAACACGTTCTTCTCGCAACCCCGGTTCAAGTCCACTAAGCGGACGTACTCCGCCTCGGACATCGCGTCGAAGCAAGGATCATTACCTGTTCTTCCCCTCCCCTCCAATCTGCTTGCCGACAAACTTCATGCAATCCTTTCTAAGGCTGCTGATGCCGGAAAGCCCGTTCTTACGATGGGAGCTATCGACCCAGTCCAGATGACCCAAATGGCTCGTCATCAAGAAATTGTTTACGTTTCGGGATGGGCGTGTTCGAGTGTGCTTACGACGGGAAATAACGACGTTGGTCCGGATTTCGGGTACGTTTCTCGACCTTGTTCGGTGACCGCAAGCGGTAACCTGTCTGAATCCTTCAGTGATTACCCTTACACTACCGTACCCAACCAAGTTCATCGAATATTCCGCGCACAGCAGCTCCATGACAAGAAACATTACGATGAACGCATCTCAGCTACCCCCGAGCAGCGGAAGAAGATGGAATACGTAGATTATCTCAGACCTATCATCGCCGACGCTGATACTGGGTACACTTTCCTGGTTCTTCTGGATACCAACTTGAACTTATATATCTATTCACAGACACGGTGGACTATCAGCAGTGATGAAATTAACTAAACTTTTCGCTGAATCTGTGAGGACTCTACATCTGTTTCGAACTTTAATTGACCTGATTTTCAGGGTGCAGCAGGGATTCACTTCGAGGACCAATTACACGGTGGCAAAAAGGTACGGTACTCAAATAACCTGTCCTTCTCGATCAATCAACCTCAGCCTAGTAGTGCGGGCACCTAGCGGGAAAGGTTCTCGTTCCGTCATCCACCCACACTTCGCGTCTCATATCGGCCCGCTTCCAACTAGACTTGATGAAATCTACTGTGCTCATTATCGCAAGGACGGACGCAGAATCTGGCAAGCTGATATCGTCCACGGTTGATGTGGATGACCATGAGTTCCTCATGGGCACGACCGTTCCTGGAAAACCCTTGGCAGAGTTGATTGCGGAAGCCGAGATAAAAGGAGCTTCAGGAGAAGAAATCAACCGAATTGAGAAGGTGTGGACAGAAGAGCATCATTTAGTAACCTTCGGCCAAGGTACGCTTTAATGTCGTGTAAAGCTTCTAGAATATCTAACCTTTCATCATAGCCGTGGAAGCTGCAATCAAGGAATCTACCATCAGAGACAAGGAAAGCGCTTACAAAGCATTTGTGGCTGCGACGACCGGAAAGTCCATCGCAGACGCGAGAGAGGTTGTGAAGGATATCTTGGGAGCATCGGTATTTTGGGACTGCGAAAGTAAGTCGGGTATGCAAGCTTCGTCAAGTCGTTAGAATGTTCAACCTCATCTTTCAGCGCCTCGCACGCGAGAAGGGTACTATCATATGACTGGTGGTCTCGCTGTGAATTCTATGATTGTTCTCTTCCGCTGTTATTGCGAGCTGACTTTAGACTTGTCCAAGCCTGCAATTAAGAGGGCTACAATATTCGCTCCATACGCCGACCTGATCTGGCTGGAAACAAAAACACCGAATATCGAAGAAGCTAGATACTTTGCTAGAAAGATTCGGGAAAAACATCCTGGCACGTGGGTGTGGGTTTATCGTCTGCGAATAGCAGTTACTGACCTTGGGATATTAGATGGTTCGTTTATAATTTGAGCCCTAGTTTCAATTGGTCAGCGCATGGGTTCTCCGGTGCGTTTGAGCAACTCATATTCATATTTTCTCATTGATGTATTCGTTCAACGGCTAGAAACTGACCTCAAGAACTTCTGTTGGGAGTTGGGCAAAGAGGGGTGAGTTGATAGCACAATCTCTCTGAAGATGCTGTAATTCATTCATCTTTACTGTCCAGTTTCGTCCTGCAGTTGATCTCCTTAGCCGGATTACACAGCAATGCCACAGCAACAGGTTAGTGAACTTGGGGCAGCATTATACATACGACGGACTGAAATACGTTCAGCCGAGCTTGCTGCTCGTTACAAGGAAGATGGTATGCTCGCCTATGTCCAACTCGTGCagcaaaaggaaaaggaaatcgGCTGTGATGTTTTGACGCATCAGAAATGGTTTGGATGCCATCGCTTTACTTGATTATGGTTGATAACTGAACTCCACTGTTGTAGGAGCGGCGCAAATTATATTGACAAGATATTGCAAAGTGTGTCCTCTGGCTCGTCGAGCACCTCTGCCGTCGGAAAGGATTCTACCGAAACCTCATTTTAGTCTTCCCACTGTATGTATCTTCACCAAGTCAGGAAAGAATATATTACTCTAAGTGAATGAAAACTACGGGGCCCTACACCTCCGATGTTATTTTCGTTCCCAGCCGCATTCGCACTGCAGGGACGGAGACCCACTTCGTGGCTTCGTGTATTCAAAGAACCGTCAGCTGATGTGGGCACGAGTCTGAACAAGTTCGGTTCACCGTAATCTGTTGCAGGGAAGTGGATTGTATCGCGTCGTTAGATCGTTATCGTGTCGGGTGTTGTAGATTACTAGCGGGAAGTCCGGGCCGCCATTTGTGATGACTTCATATTGCCCACGTTCGAGGacaaccttttaatctcttCCATTGAATCCATTCTACCCAGACGGAGAATAAGATCCACATACGACAGCTTCTGCCCTTTCAGCAATTTATTTTGCTCGAGTACAATGGACGGAGCACAAATTCTGCTTGAGAATGCGAGAACCAGCACCGACCGTCATCCACTAGTCTCCCTGTTGTCTGCGTGTTTTTGGGTCATTCGTACGTTTTTAGTTCCTTCGTATCGTCAAACACGAATTGAAAACAATTTCAGTCTGGCTGCTCTCGTGGGCCAAAGCTTTGGTCACTTTCACGACGATATCCATCCCTCGATCCATATATTCGGTGTTATCCTACTCGATGACTCTAACGGTGTGCTGAATCCTGTGTTTCGGAGAGCGTTACTGACTGAAGTTTGCCTTAGCTCAATTTCTGGTCATTCGCTATCATCTTTGCTCTTTCCGCCGTCGCTTTGAACTATTGGATTCGATTTGGTTACCTTAATGATTACGCTCACTTGAAGGAACCGCCGTTACCCAAACCTGACGCTAAGGAGCTTCACCCTGATGTTAATACAGGTGTGTGTGTGATTTTTCTACTCTTTAGTGGTTTCGCTCACTTTGCCATGTAGATCCACCTCCCTCATTTCATAATTATTTAGACGACTTCTTACAAGCAGTTCGGGTTTTCGGATTCGTGAGTCTAAAAGATTGATCTCCCTTTCTCGCTTATTGATAGAACCCTTCTGATGCACAGCTGGAGAAACCGGTACGCGCACGATAAACCTACAATTGTTCGTCTTCTGATCGATTGCGCAGGTCTTCCACGAACTAGCACGACACTTGCAGACCCGTCGGTTAATTGCCGGCGATTCCATCTCGCTTGGCCAGGACAAGAGTTTCTATTGCGTTATCGATGGGACGGTGCAAGTTTACGCTCAGACAGGTAAACCAGCCGACGAAAAACACGGTGCTTGGGACAACGAGGATATGAATGGTTTCCAATTACTGAATGAGGTCGGCAGTGGGGGCACACTATCCAGCTTGTTCACCATACTCAGTTTGTTCACCGAAGATGTGAAAATGAGCTGGCAGGATGGGCCAGTCGAATCTTCACCGTACGCTTCTGGGATAGAGTCACCCTTTCTAGCGCGTAATCGCGCTAACTCTGATGTTTCTCAACTCGAACTGGAGCAACAACAGACACCGAATCTGAGTCGTCGTCGGGGTTCATCAGGCTCATCTATAGCTTCTACGGTTCATGCCACAACCCTGAAGAATTTCAACGTCACTCCTAGTGCTCGAAGCGGTATATCCCCACCGCTTTTGGAAGAGGACCTAGTTCCTGAATCTCCTCGACCGCAATCCGAATATGAACAGAGACATAACGATCTAGTGGCTCGCGCGAGCGAAGACACAACTTTAGCTGTGATACCAGCCGAAGCCTTCCGACGACTCACAAAAAAATATCCCAAGGCCACCGGCCACATCGTGCAGGGTATTCCCATGAATTCTTAGTGTCTCTTCACAGCCTAATATTTCTTCCCTAGTTATTCTCACCAGGTTTTCTCGAGTGACTTTCAATGCCGCTCATAAATACTTGGGGTTGACCTCGGAGGTCCTTCGCACGGAAAAGGCTATTAACGATATTGCCAATTATCCTCTACCGCCATCCTTCTATGAAGGAGGCGGATTGCAATATTTAAGGCAACGATTTGAAAGCAAAGATTCAGAGAGTGCTTCCGGCGAGACCGATTATTTTTCCTCGCCTAGATCGATACCAAGATCTCCAGAAAAGAGAGGCAAAACACCCAGTACTGCCCGCCCAGCACATTCAATCAGCTCGGGTTCCTCTGGCACGGCTTTCTCCGCACCCTTTACATTTCACGTAGCTCGTCATACCGCACAAGCTGGCGATCTTCTTAGCAGCACATACAacacagaagaaggagggtACAACCGGGGTCCTCTCACTCGCTCCTATAGCATCCTGAACACACCACGGGTCTCCCATAGTGCTATAGACCACCATCGAAGAGCTGCAAGTGGCAATTCGTCTCTGGAGGATTTTGATCTTCGGGAAGAAGTCATGTCCTGCATTGCGAAGTCGATTGGGCTCCTGCAGCCACCTCTTAGTGGGAGTGACTCGATTGAAGCTTCGCCTCCCTTTCCTCCTACCAATCCACGTCGATCTCCTGCGTCGGGTCCCCAGATGTTTAAATCTCCTTTCAGTTCTCTTTCGTTATTAGATCTTGCAGATGATTCCTCCAGTGCTACGGGGGGCTCATCCACGATAGCTACTTCGGATGGATATATGAGCGGCTTGGATAATGAAGTGGAGATGCTGTATTTTCCTGCTGGTTCCATGCTGGCAAAGGCCGGAGAACACAACACAGGTAATTGTGTTTTGGTTCTGTCCTTCATAACGATTCACAAAGTCATACCTAGGCCTCTTTTACGTCATCGAGGGTTTCTTGGATATCCTTCTTCCAGACAGCTCGGATCATTCGGCATCTAAACCCACACCAGCCAGCGTGAGGACGCCCTTTACAGAGCCCCAACAGAGGGACAACAGAAAACATCTCTTCACTGTGAAGCCAGGTGGCATCGCTGGATACCTTGGTATGCCTTTAAATCCGTTTCCATCTCTTTTAACTCATCCGTGGGCAGCTTCACTGTGTCATACCCCTTCATATGTGGATATCCGAGCGAAAACAGATGTTTACGTCGGTTTCCTTCCGTCTCACTCCCTGGAAAGGATCCTTGAAAAGAGACCTATTGTATTGTTGACGCTCGCGAAGCGCTTGATCTCTCTCTTGTCGCCCTTAGGTAAGGTTCAAGCCTTTGACGCCCGATAGATGATTTGATTCCCCTAGTGCTACACATCGATGCCTCGCTCGACTGGATGCAAGTCAATGCAGGTCAAGTACTTTGGCGGCCAAACGACACGAGCGATAGTTTCTATATCGTCATTAATGGCCGCTTGCGTGTCATCACTGATAATAAGGAGGACGATGTTATCAAAGTCGTCGGAGAGTATGGTCAAGGCGATACGGTAGGAGAACTGGATGTCATTACAAGTTCATTACGAAGGAACACTGCACACGCTATTCGTGATACAGAGTTGATTAGAATGCCTCAAACACTCTTTAATGCTATATCTGCTCGGTATGTCTCCTTATCGCATACAGGGGCCGTGGTTTACCCTGATCTACCTTCAGGAATCCTCAGACAACTGCTCAGTATGGATCCTTTTCTACCCTACGTTGCAAAGTTGTCATTTATTCAACGTCATCAGATTACTCCGCATGATTGCCTCAAGGGTTAGGGATGAGGTCGACGCTTCCTCTCATGCACAGCTGCGTCTGTCAGAACAACGTAACAACTATAACCTGAAGACCGTGGCAATACTTCCCGTTAATCGAAACGTGCCTGTCGAAGTATTCGCGAAGAAATTGCAGACAGCGTTGGAGGGCATCGGGGCGAGTACTGCGTTTCTTACCCAGGGTTCAATGTCAAGTCACTTAGGACGACACGCCTTCACAAGGATGGGTAAATTGAAAGCAGCAGGTTGGCTCGCTGACCAGGAACAAAGATATCGGACCGTTCTATATGTGGTAGATTCAGCAGTCAACAGCAATTGGACTCAGACTTGCATCCGCCAGGTAATCTATATCCCGTGTTCTCTTCGTTGCCTCCTTATTCAGGACACATGCCAGGCTGATTGTGTTATGGTCGTCGGAATGGGCGATGATCCGTCATTGGGTGAATACGAACGCCTCCTATTGTCTATGAAGACTAC
Proteins encoded in this window:
- a CDS encoding uncharacterized protein (BUSCO:EOG092603EH); the protein is MDGAQILLENARTSTDRHPLVSLLSACFWVILWLLSWAKALVTFTTISIPRSIYSVLSYSMTLTLNFWSFAIIFALSAVALNYWIRFGYLNDYAHLKEPPLPKPDAKELHPDVNTDPPPSFHNYLDDFLQAVRVFGFLEKPVFHELARHLQTRRLIAGDSISLGQDKSFYCVIDGTVQVYAQTGKPADEKHGAWDNEDMNGFQLLNEVGSGGTLSSLFTILSLFTEDVKMSWQDGPVESSPYASGIESPFLARNRANSDVSQLELEQQQTPNLSRRRGSSGSSIASTVHATTLKNFNVTPSARSGISPPLLEEDLVPESPRPQSEYEQRHNDLVARASEDTTLAVIPAEAFRRLTKKYPKATGHIVQVILTRFSRVTFNAAHKYLGLTSEVLRTEKAINDIANYPLPPSFYEGGGLQYLRQRFESKDSESASGETDYFSSPRSIPRSPEKRGKTPSTARPAHSISSGSSGTAFSAPFTFHVARHTAQAGDLLSSTYNTEEGGYNRGPLTRSYSILNTPRVSHSAIDHHRRAASGNSSLEDFDLREEVMSCIAKSIGLLQPPLSGSDSIEASPPFPPTNPRRSPASGPQMFKSPFSSLSLLDLADDSSSATGGSSTIATSDGYMSGLDNEVEMLYFPAGSMLAKAGEHNTGLFYVIEGFLDILLPDSSDHSASKPTPASVRTPFTEPQQRDNRKHLFTVKPGGIAGYLASLCHTPSYVDIRAKTDVYVGFLPSHSLERILEKRPIVLLTLAKRLISLLSPLVLHIDASLDWMQVNAGQVLWRPNDTSDSFYIVINGRLRVITDNKEDDVIKVVGEYGQGDTVGELDVITSSLRRNTAHAIRDTELIRMPQTLFNAISARNPQTTAQLLRMIASRVRDEVDASSHAQLRLSEQRNNYNLKTVAILPVNRNVPVEVFAKKLQTALEGIGASTAFLTQGSMSSHLGRHAFTRMGKLKAAGWLADQEQRYRTVLYVVDSAVNSNWTQTCIRQADCVMVVGMGDDPSLGEYERLLLSMKTTARKELVLLHSDRSVVPGSTREWLRNRPWIHQHIHVELPGLSLPIPKIILPKEPDPMSRLRNLKDKVQHEIQKYRKGSHDPRPQRMPHVNDFSRLARRLCGKSIGLVLGGGGARGIAHLGLIRALEEYGIPIDHIGGTSIGSLLGGLYAREGDILSSSARAKQFSERMGNFWRILSDVTYPIVAYTTGHEFNRSIYKAFYDLHIEDMWLPFYCNTTNINTSRMDIHDTGYAWRFIRASMTLVGLLPPICHNGNMLVDGGYVDNLPVSTMFSMGASAVFACDVGSNVDNSPRNFGDTVSGWWLFVNRWNPFSNARNVPAITEIQSRLAYVSSVTTLEDAKVTPGCLYIQMPVQDYGTLQFNKFEEIRKVGYDAAVKILDKWADEGVLPSAAIKGTPGSSTKGRSARRNSI